The proteins below come from a single Rosa rugosa chromosome 2, drRosRugo1.1, whole genome shotgun sequence genomic window:
- the LOC133729293 gene encoding probable NOT transcription complex subunit VIP2 isoform X2, translating into MSGLLNSSLNGSASNLPDSSGRFATSFSGQSGAASPVFHHAGSIQGLHNLHGSFNVPNMPGTLTSRNSTLTNVPSGGVQQPTGSLSGGRFSSNNLPVALSQLSHGSSHGHSGVTNRGGQILGNAGPRITSSMGNMVGGGNIGRSISSGGGLSVPGLTSRLNLSGNSGSGSLTVQGQNRLMGGVIPQGSPQVISMLGNSYPSAGGPLSQSHVQVNNLSSMGMLNDVNSNDSSPFDMNDFPQLTSRPSSAGGPQGQLGSLRKQGLGVSPIVQQNQEFSIQNEDFPALPGFKGGNSDYPMDMHQKEQLHDNTVSMMQSQHFSMGRSAGFNLGGTYSSHRPQQQQQHAPSVSNSGVSFSQVNNQDLLHLHGSDMFPSSHSTYHSQTSGPPGIGLRPLNSANTVSGMGSYDQLIQQYQQHQNQSQFRLQQMSPVNQSFRDQGIKSMQTSQSAPDPFGLLGLLSVIRMSDPDLTSLALGIDLTTLGLNLNSTENLHKTFGSPWSDEPAKGDPEFSVPQCYYAKQPPALHQGYFSKFSVETLFYIFYSMPKDEAQLHAAYELYNKGWFYHKEHHLWIARVPNMEPLVKTNTYERGSYHCFDPNTFEIVRKENFVVHYDVLDKRPSLPQH; encoded by the exons TCTTCTCTAAACGGATCAGCCTCAAATCTTCCAGATAGTAGTGGACGTTTTGCCACATCTTTCTCTGGTCAATCGGGTGCTGCCTCTCCTGTATTTCATCACGCAG GATCTATTCAAGGATTGCATAACCTTCATGGGAGCTTCAATGTTCCTAACATGCCTGGTACATTAACTTCAAGAAACTCAACATTAACTAATGTTCCTTCTGGTGGAGTCCAACAACCAACTGGAAGCCTTTCTGGTGGACGATTTTCATCAAATAATCTTCCTGTTGCTCTGTCTCAG TTATCTCATGGAAGCTCTCATGGACATTCAGGAGTCACTAATAGAGGAG GCCAAATTTTGGGAAATGCAGGTCCACGGATTACAAGTTCTATGGGAAACATGGTTGGTGGGGGCAACATTGGGAGGAGTATTAGTTCTGGTGGAGGCTTGTCGGTGCCTGGTCTTACTTCCCGTCTAAATTTAAGTGGAAATAGTGGATCTGGTAGCTTAACTGTCCAAGGGCAGAATCGCTTGATGGGTGGTGTGATTCCACAAG GGTCCCCGCAGGTTATTTCAATGTTGGGAAATTCTTATCCAAGTGCTGGAGGTCCACTTTCTCAAAGCCATGTCCAAGTGAATAATTTGAGCTCTATGGGAATGTTGAATGATGTAAATTCTAATGACAGTTCTCCTTTTGACATGAATGATTTCCCTCAATTAACAAGCCGGCCAAGTTCTGCGGGAGGCCCTCAAGGGCAATTGG GTTCATTGCGAAAACAAGGTCTTGGTGTTAGTCCTATTGTTCAACAAAACCAAGAGTTCAGCATCCAAAATGAAGATTTTCCGGCTTTGCCTGGATTTAAAG GTGGTAATTCTGATTATCCAATGGATATGCACCAGAAAGAACAACTTCATGACAATACCGTGTCAATGATGCAATCTCAGCACTTCTCA ATGGGAAGATCTGCCGGATTTAACTTGGGAGGGACTTATTCATCTCATCGTCcacagcagcaacaacaacatgCTCCATCAGTCAGCAATAGTGGTGTCTCATTttctcaagtaaacaatcaggATCTTCTCCATTTGCATGGCTCAGATATGTTCCCATCATCGCATTCAACCTATCATTCACAG ACAAGTGGACCTCCTGGCATTGGATTGAGacctttaaattcggccaataCAGTTTCTGGCATGGGTTCTTATGACCAGCTTATCCAGCAGTATCAACAACACCAAAATCAGTCACAGTTTCGTCTGCAACAGATGTCACCGGTCAATCAATCGTTTAGGGATCAGGGAATTAAGTCGATGCAGACCTCGCAATCTGCTCCTGACCCATTTGGTTTGCTTGGTTTGTTAAGTGTCATAAGGATGAGTGATCCTGATTTAACATCTCTTGCACTTGGAATTGATTTGACAACGCTTGGCTTAAACTTGAATTCAACAGAAAATCTGCACAAGACTTTTGGTTCCCCATGGTCTGACGAGCCAGCTAAGGGTGATCCAGAGTTTAGTGTTCCCCAATGTTATTATGCTAAACAACCACCTGCACTACAT CAaggatatttttcaaagttctcGGTGGAAACATTATTTTACATATTTTACAG CATGCCTAAAGATGAAGCTCAATTACATGCTGCATATGAACT TTATAACAAGGGCTGGTTTTATCACAAGGAGCACCATCTATGGATTGCAAGAGTCCCCAATATGGAGCCACTTGTCAAGACAAACACATATGAGAGAGGGTCTTATCACTGTTTTGATCCCAACACATTTGAAATAGTTCGAAAG GAAAAT
- the LOC133729293 gene encoding probable NOT transcription complex subunit VIP2 isoform X1: MSGLLNSSLNGSASNLPDSSGRFATSFSGQSGAASPVFHHAGSIQGLHNLHGSFNVPNMPGTLTSRNSTLTNVPSGGVQQPTGSLSGGRFSSNNLPVALSQLSHGSSHGHSGVTNRGGISVVGNPGFSSSTNGIGGSIPGILPTSAAIGNRNAVPGLGVGQILGNAGPRITSSMGNMVGGGNIGRSISSGGGLSVPGLTSRLNLSGNSGSGSLTVQGQNRLMGGVIPQGSPQVISMLGNSYPSAGGPLSQSHVQVNNLSSMGMLNDVNSNDSSPFDMNDFPQLTSRPSSAGGPQGQLGSLRKQGLGVSPIVQQNQEFSIQNEDFPALPGFKGGNSDYPMDMHQKEQLHDNTVSMMQSQHFSMGRSAGFNLGGTYSSHRPQQQQQHAPSVSNSGVSFSQVNNQDLLHLHGSDMFPSSHSTYHSQTSGPPGIGLRPLNSANTVSGMGSYDQLIQQYQQHQNQSQFRLQQMSPVNQSFRDQGIKSMQTSQSAPDPFGLLGLLSVIRMSDPDLTSLALGIDLTTLGLNLNSTENLHKTFGSPWSDEPAKGDPEFSVPQCYYAKQPPALHQGYFSKFSVETLFYIFYSMPKDEAQLHAAYELYNKGWFYHKEHHLWIARVPNMEPLVKTNTYERGSYHCFDPNTFEIVRKENFVVHYDVLDKRPSLPQH; the protein is encoded by the exons TCTTCTCTAAACGGATCAGCCTCAAATCTTCCAGATAGTAGTGGACGTTTTGCCACATCTTTCTCTGGTCAATCGGGTGCTGCCTCTCCTGTATTTCATCACGCAG GATCTATTCAAGGATTGCATAACCTTCATGGGAGCTTCAATGTTCCTAACATGCCTGGTACATTAACTTCAAGAAACTCAACATTAACTAATGTTCCTTCTGGTGGAGTCCAACAACCAACTGGAAGCCTTTCTGGTGGACGATTTTCATCAAATAATCTTCCTGTTGCTCTGTCTCAG TTATCTCATGGAAGCTCTCATGGACATTCAGGAGTCACTAATAGAGGAGGTATAAGTGTAGTTGGAAACCCTGGATTTAGTAGTAGCACAAATGGAATTGGCGGTTCTATTCCTGGGATTCTCCCTACCTCTGCTGCAATTGGTAACCGTAATGCTGTTCCCGGATTGGGTGTAGGCCAAATTTTGGGAAATGCAGGTCCACGGATTACAAGTTCTATGGGAAACATGGTTGGTGGGGGCAACATTGGGAGGAGTATTAGTTCTGGTGGAGGCTTGTCGGTGCCTGGTCTTACTTCCCGTCTAAATTTAAGTGGAAATAGTGGATCTGGTAGCTTAACTGTCCAAGGGCAGAATCGCTTGATGGGTGGTGTGATTCCACAAG GGTCCCCGCAGGTTATTTCAATGTTGGGAAATTCTTATCCAAGTGCTGGAGGTCCACTTTCTCAAAGCCATGTCCAAGTGAATAATTTGAGCTCTATGGGAATGTTGAATGATGTAAATTCTAATGACAGTTCTCCTTTTGACATGAATGATTTCCCTCAATTAACAAGCCGGCCAAGTTCTGCGGGAGGCCCTCAAGGGCAATTGG GTTCATTGCGAAAACAAGGTCTTGGTGTTAGTCCTATTGTTCAACAAAACCAAGAGTTCAGCATCCAAAATGAAGATTTTCCGGCTTTGCCTGGATTTAAAG GTGGTAATTCTGATTATCCAATGGATATGCACCAGAAAGAACAACTTCATGACAATACCGTGTCAATGATGCAATCTCAGCACTTCTCA ATGGGAAGATCTGCCGGATTTAACTTGGGAGGGACTTATTCATCTCATCGTCcacagcagcaacaacaacatgCTCCATCAGTCAGCAATAGTGGTGTCTCATTttctcaagtaaacaatcaggATCTTCTCCATTTGCATGGCTCAGATATGTTCCCATCATCGCATTCAACCTATCATTCACAG ACAAGTGGACCTCCTGGCATTGGATTGAGacctttaaattcggccaataCAGTTTCTGGCATGGGTTCTTATGACCAGCTTATCCAGCAGTATCAACAACACCAAAATCAGTCACAGTTTCGTCTGCAACAGATGTCACCGGTCAATCAATCGTTTAGGGATCAGGGAATTAAGTCGATGCAGACCTCGCAATCTGCTCCTGACCCATTTGGTTTGCTTGGTTTGTTAAGTGTCATAAGGATGAGTGATCCTGATTTAACATCTCTTGCACTTGGAATTGATTTGACAACGCTTGGCTTAAACTTGAATTCAACAGAAAATCTGCACAAGACTTTTGGTTCCCCATGGTCTGACGAGCCAGCTAAGGGTGATCCAGAGTTTAGTGTTCCCCAATGTTATTATGCTAAACAACCACCTGCACTACAT CAaggatatttttcaaagttctcGGTGGAAACATTATTTTACATATTTTACAG CATGCCTAAAGATGAAGCTCAATTACATGCTGCATATGAACT TTATAACAAGGGCTGGTTTTATCACAAGGAGCACCATCTATGGATTGCAAGAGTCCCCAATATGGAGCCACTTGTCAAGACAAACACATATGAGAGAGGGTCTTATCACTGTTTTGATCCCAACACATTTGAAATAGTTCGAAAG GAAAAT